The Punica granatum isolate Tunisia-2019 chromosome 4, ASM765513v2, whole genome shotgun sequence genome has a window encoding:
- the LOC116202366 gene encoding calponin homology domain-containing protein DDB_G0272472-like isoform X2, which yields MASSQVEIAASAPFGCILRDHNRRDRCRESNAFRKNLQDLVTCINISPDSKDNEQRGERQSLKLLGGNQEKYVGEEPPLALSPRQSRVLDRWATQQARDTISTIEKQSDEPEHVVCSTSALSSKEAASVAYDHLAAGPSNLGASSLVQIWEARLGQSHGLNRTPTASSSRGNSPFSCSNEEPPRKSEVGEMFEESRPSHEGSIGDQESDWAVPEGRPPSSSFSSTSSSSSQDRDTNTGTSLKTPRVADIIRRLTSVSSDENDNEPCTNAGVESPYRERERSVGSDHSSEQRFFAVQMTNSPRLRGRQALNDLLMHMERDRQRELDSLGERRAVSRFSQKGRIQSLLRLKVLQRGMGVHLQTQQQQRPGSSSSAEGSSSSHSSTVVHLGEKFKVTSSQVAVTTRNDANNTANNPQAQPTKKCASSEDSSSISGDQSFVRESDHMEVHVLQRSSHSEQKEPITAEDIRDDRSLTSNITYQETGFGPATAEDLQDKRSLTSNIIYQETGFEQTTAENFRDERSLTSNITYQETGFEVNSLELQEKAESFTSMNGCWYEEETAEEERQESNMEEEPMTSESGYEWFLGVSRPRSYWEEQREARYRDVLETESENSDIRRLVERRRVSTFLTSDFRDRMNSLMASHLQRQNHQMSHQEDDPSNNDRMNRFLSSFLRYHSQSADGHGDEQEEEPEEEEVEGVVQVEEAEEVVQEEEEEREQIYLSGQERMNQSMEEEEVEEEAEEEQIYLRGQERMGQLVSSRFNEISAVGREEGDDMGIEEREYREDEEQEEQEEQGQEDEEQGHITIEENEYEQENDNDAMADLEEEEDESTIGGRYHEAREYFNHSNTSSFKMRSPTYMRSWSYRSCEANNNDLQPVASTSSPEPLNSHPYQHDAWQHFNSIDRLSIEMELINDLRAQMKQLYQEMSELRKSINSCVDMQVKLQDSIKEDMISFRGERMKPQEGAPRKGMCCICYEMQVDSLLYRCGHMCTCLKCAHELQWSSGKCPICRAPIMDVVRAFRDS from the exons ATGGCTTCCTCCCAGGTGGAAATCGCGGCTTCGGCACCCTTCGGTTGCATTCTTCGGGACCACAACCGGAGAGACCGGTGCAGAGAAAGCAACGCGTTCCGGAAGAACCTTCAGGACCTTGTCACTTGCATCAACATCTCCCCAGATTCCAAGGACAATGAACAGAGGGGCGAAAGGCAGAGCTTGAAGTTGTTGGGTGGCAATCAAGAAAAGTACGTGGGGGAGGAACCGCCATTGGCCCTAAGCCCGAGGCAGTCCAGGGTCCTGGACCGGTGGGCCACACAACAGGCCCGAGATACGATCTCCACGATTGAGAAGCAAAGCGATGAGCCTGAGCATGTGGTGTGCTCAACTTCGGCTTTGTCTTCGAAGGAAGCAGCATCAGTTGCCTATGATCATTTGGCTGCAGGCCCATCGAATCTTGGGGCGTCATCGCTTGTGCAGATATGGGAGGCCCGGCTTGGCCAGTCACATGGCTTGAACCGGACACCTACAGCAAGCAGCAGCAGGGGCAATTCTCCCTTCAGCTGCAGCAACGAGGAACCCCCGAGGAAGTCAGAAGTCGGGGAAATGTTTGAAGAGAGCCGACCAAGCCACGAGGGGTCGATAGGGGACCAGGAATCAGATTGGGCCGTTCCTGAAGGCCGGCCTccgtcttcttctttttcttcgacatcttcttcctcatccCAGGACCGGGATACCAATACTGGAACGAGCTTGAAGACACCACGTGTGGCAGATATCATTCGGAGGTTGACTTCTGTTTCCAGTGATGAGAATGATAATGAGCCATGTACCAATGCTGGAGTCGAGTCTCCATACCGAGAGCGGGAACGGTCTGTGGGGTCTGATCATTCTTCGGAGCAGAGGTTCTTTGCGGTGCAAATGACGAATTCTCCAAGGCTGAGGGGGCGGCAGGCCTTAAATGACCTTCTCATGCATATGGAGCGCGACAGGCAGAGGGAACTCGACTCGCTAGGGGAACGCCGAGCTGTTTCACGTTTCTCTCAAAAAGGTCGCATCCAG TCACTGCTGCGGCTCAAAGTTCTGCAGCGCGGGATGGGTGTCCATCTCCAAACTCAACAGCAACAGCGTCCAGGAAGTTCGAGTTCTGCTGAAGGGAGCAGCTCATCCCATAGTTCCACCGTTGTTCATCTCGG GGAAAAATTCAAGGTAACTTCTAGTCAAGTAGCTGTGACAACAAGAAATGATGCAAATAACACTGCAAACAATCCTCAAGCTCAGCCGACAAAGAAATGTGCCAGTTCAGAAGATTCTTCTTCCATCAGCGGTGATCAGAGCTTTGTGAGGGAGAGTGATCACATGGAAGTTCATGTTCTgcaacgaagttcacactcaGAGCAGAAGGAGCCAATCACAGCTGAAGATATTCGAGATGATAGGAGTCTAACCTCTAATATCACTTACCAAGAGACAGGTTTCGGGCCAGCCACAGCTGAAGATCTCCAAGACAAGAGGAGTCTGACCTCGAATATCATTTACCAAGAGACAGGTTTCGAGCAAACCACAGCTGAAAATTTCCGAGATGAGAGGAGTCTAACCTCAAACATCACTTACCAAGAGACGGGGTTTGAGGTTAACAGCCTCGAGTTGCAGGAAAAAGCTGAGTCATTTACTTCAATGAATGGTTGCTGGTATGAGGAAGAGACAGCAGAAGAAGAGAGGCAAGAAAGTAATATGGAAGAGGAGCCGATGACTAGTGAGAGTGGGTATGAGTGGTTCCTTGGTGTGTCTCGGCCACGGAGCTATTGGGAGGAGCAGAGGGAGGCTCGATATAGGGATGTGCTAGAGACCGAGTCTGAGAATTCGGACATTCGGCGATTGGTTGAGAG GAGAAGGGTATCAACTTTTCTCACCAGTGATTTTCGGGACAGGATGAACAGTTTGATGGCATCCCATTTGCAAAGACAGAACCATCAAATGAGTCACCAAGAAGATGACCCGAGCAATAATGACAGGATGAATCGttttctttcatcttttttgcGATATCATTCTCAATCAGCTGATGGTCATGGAGACGAGCAAGAAGAAGAACCCGAGGAGGAGGAAGTAGAGGGAGTGGTACAAGTAGAGGAAGCAGAAGAAGTAgtccaagaagaagaagaagaaagagaacaGATTTACTTGAGTGGTCAAGAGAGAATGAACCAATcgatggaagaagaagaggtagaggaagaagcagaagaagagCAAATATACTTGAGAGGCCAAGAGAGAATGGGCCAACTGGTCTCATCCCGTTTTAATGAAATCTCAGCCGTAGGTCGAGAAGAGGGTGACGATATGGGCATAGAGGAAAGGGAATATAGAGAAGACGAGGAACAAGAAGAGCAGGAGGAACAAGGACAAGAGGATGAGGAACAAGGACACATTACAatagaagaaaatgaataCGAACAGGAAAATGACAATGATGCAATGGCAGActtggaggaggaagaagatgagagcACAATTGGCGGGAGATATCACGAAGCTAGGGAGTACTTCAACCACAGCAACACATCATCTTTCAAGATGCGCTCCCCGACATACATGAGGTCTTGGAGCTATCGAAGTTGCGAGGCAAACAATAATGATCTTCAACCCGTGGCTTCAACATCTTCTCCGGAACCACTCAACTCGCATCCTTATCAACATGATGCTTGGCAGCACTTTAACTCCATCGATCGCCTTTCCATT GAGATGGAACTGATAAATGATCTAAGGGCACAAATGAAGCAACTGTACCAGGAGATGTCTGAGCTCAGGAAATCAATTAATAGCTGCGTGGATATGCAGGTCAAGTTGCAAGACTCGATCAAAGAGGACATGATTTCTT TCAGGGGTGAAAGGATGAAACCACAGGAGGGGGCACCTAGAAAAGGCATGTGTTGCATATGCTATGAGATGCAAGTCGACTCGCTGCTCTACAG ATGTGGGCATATGTGTACTTGTCTGAAGTGCGCACATGAGCTACAGTGGAGCAGCGGGAAGTGTCCAATATGTCGAGCTCCGATAATGGATGTTGTAAGGGCGTTCAGAGATTCATAA
- the LOC116202366 gene encoding trichohyalin-like isoform X1, giving the protein MASSQVEIAASAPFGCILRDHNRRDRCRESNAFRKNLQDLVTCINISPDSKDNEQRGERQSLKLLGGNQEKYVGEEPPLALSPRQSRVLDRWATQQARDTISTIEKQSDEPEHVVCSTSALSSKEAASVAYDHLAAGPSNLGASSLVQIWEARLGQSHGLNRTPTASSSRGNSPFSCSNEEPPRKSEVGEMFEESRPSHEGSIGDQESDWAVPEGRPPSSSFSSTSSSSSQDRDTNTGTSLKTPRVADIIRRLTSVSSDENDNEPCTNAGVESPYRERERSVGSDHSSEQRFFAVQMTNSPRLRGRQALNDLLMHMERDRQRELDSLGERRAVSRFSQKGRIQSLLRLKVLQRGMGVHLQTQQQQRPGSSSSAEGSSSSHSSTVVHLGREKFKVTSSQVAVTTRNDANNTANNPQAQPTKKCASSEDSSSISGDQSFVRESDHMEVHVLQRSSHSEQKEPITAEDIRDDRSLTSNITYQETGFGPATAEDLQDKRSLTSNIIYQETGFEQTTAENFRDERSLTSNITYQETGFEVNSLELQEKAESFTSMNGCWYEEETAEEERQESNMEEEPMTSESGYEWFLGVSRPRSYWEEQREARYRDVLETESENSDIRRLVERRRVSTFLTSDFRDRMNSLMASHLQRQNHQMSHQEDDPSNNDRMNRFLSSFLRYHSQSADGHGDEQEEEPEEEEVEGVVQVEEAEEVVQEEEEEREQIYLSGQERMNQSMEEEEVEEEAEEEQIYLRGQERMGQLVSSRFNEISAVGREEGDDMGIEEREYREDEEQEEQEEQGQEDEEQGHITIEENEYEQENDNDAMADLEEEEDESTIGGRYHEAREYFNHSNTSSFKMRSPTYMRSWSYRSCEANNNDLQPVASTSSPEPLNSHPYQHDAWQHFNSIDRLSIEMELINDLRAQMKQLYQEMSELRKSINSCVDMQVKLQDSIKEDMISFRGERMKPQEGAPRKGMCCICYEMQVDSLLYRCGHMCTCLKCAHELQWSSGKCPICRAPIMDVVRAFRDS; this is encoded by the exons ATGGCTTCCTCCCAGGTGGAAATCGCGGCTTCGGCACCCTTCGGTTGCATTCTTCGGGACCACAACCGGAGAGACCGGTGCAGAGAAAGCAACGCGTTCCGGAAGAACCTTCAGGACCTTGTCACTTGCATCAACATCTCCCCAGATTCCAAGGACAATGAACAGAGGGGCGAAAGGCAGAGCTTGAAGTTGTTGGGTGGCAATCAAGAAAAGTACGTGGGGGAGGAACCGCCATTGGCCCTAAGCCCGAGGCAGTCCAGGGTCCTGGACCGGTGGGCCACACAACAGGCCCGAGATACGATCTCCACGATTGAGAAGCAAAGCGATGAGCCTGAGCATGTGGTGTGCTCAACTTCGGCTTTGTCTTCGAAGGAAGCAGCATCAGTTGCCTATGATCATTTGGCTGCAGGCCCATCGAATCTTGGGGCGTCATCGCTTGTGCAGATATGGGAGGCCCGGCTTGGCCAGTCACATGGCTTGAACCGGACACCTACAGCAAGCAGCAGCAGGGGCAATTCTCCCTTCAGCTGCAGCAACGAGGAACCCCCGAGGAAGTCAGAAGTCGGGGAAATGTTTGAAGAGAGCCGACCAAGCCACGAGGGGTCGATAGGGGACCAGGAATCAGATTGGGCCGTTCCTGAAGGCCGGCCTccgtcttcttctttttcttcgacatcttcttcctcatccCAGGACCGGGATACCAATACTGGAACGAGCTTGAAGACACCACGTGTGGCAGATATCATTCGGAGGTTGACTTCTGTTTCCAGTGATGAGAATGATAATGAGCCATGTACCAATGCTGGAGTCGAGTCTCCATACCGAGAGCGGGAACGGTCTGTGGGGTCTGATCATTCTTCGGAGCAGAGGTTCTTTGCGGTGCAAATGACGAATTCTCCAAGGCTGAGGGGGCGGCAGGCCTTAAATGACCTTCTCATGCATATGGAGCGCGACAGGCAGAGGGAACTCGACTCGCTAGGGGAACGCCGAGCTGTTTCACGTTTCTCTCAAAAAGGTCGCATCCAG TCACTGCTGCGGCTCAAAGTTCTGCAGCGCGGGATGGGTGTCCATCTCCAAACTCAACAGCAACAGCGTCCAGGAAGTTCGAGTTCTGCTGAAGGGAGCAGCTCATCCCATAGTTCCACCGTTGTTCATCTCGG CAGGGAAAAATTCAAGGTAACTTCTAGTCAAGTAGCTGTGACAACAAGAAATGATGCAAATAACACTGCAAACAATCCTCAAGCTCAGCCGACAAAGAAATGTGCCAGTTCAGAAGATTCTTCTTCCATCAGCGGTGATCAGAGCTTTGTGAGGGAGAGTGATCACATGGAAGTTCATGTTCTgcaacgaagttcacactcaGAGCAGAAGGAGCCAATCACAGCTGAAGATATTCGAGATGATAGGAGTCTAACCTCTAATATCACTTACCAAGAGACAGGTTTCGGGCCAGCCACAGCTGAAGATCTCCAAGACAAGAGGAGTCTGACCTCGAATATCATTTACCAAGAGACAGGTTTCGAGCAAACCACAGCTGAAAATTTCCGAGATGAGAGGAGTCTAACCTCAAACATCACTTACCAAGAGACGGGGTTTGAGGTTAACAGCCTCGAGTTGCAGGAAAAAGCTGAGTCATTTACTTCAATGAATGGTTGCTGGTATGAGGAAGAGACAGCAGAAGAAGAGAGGCAAGAAAGTAATATGGAAGAGGAGCCGATGACTAGTGAGAGTGGGTATGAGTGGTTCCTTGGTGTGTCTCGGCCACGGAGCTATTGGGAGGAGCAGAGGGAGGCTCGATATAGGGATGTGCTAGAGACCGAGTCTGAGAATTCGGACATTCGGCGATTGGTTGAGAG GAGAAGGGTATCAACTTTTCTCACCAGTGATTTTCGGGACAGGATGAACAGTTTGATGGCATCCCATTTGCAAAGACAGAACCATCAAATGAGTCACCAAGAAGATGACCCGAGCAATAATGACAGGATGAATCGttttctttcatcttttttgcGATATCATTCTCAATCAGCTGATGGTCATGGAGACGAGCAAGAAGAAGAACCCGAGGAGGAGGAAGTAGAGGGAGTGGTACAAGTAGAGGAAGCAGAAGAAGTAgtccaagaagaagaagaagaaagagaacaGATTTACTTGAGTGGTCAAGAGAGAATGAACCAATcgatggaagaagaagaggtagaggaagaagcagaagaagagCAAATATACTTGAGAGGCCAAGAGAGAATGGGCCAACTGGTCTCATCCCGTTTTAATGAAATCTCAGCCGTAGGTCGAGAAGAGGGTGACGATATGGGCATAGAGGAAAGGGAATATAGAGAAGACGAGGAACAAGAAGAGCAGGAGGAACAAGGACAAGAGGATGAGGAACAAGGACACATTACAatagaagaaaatgaataCGAACAGGAAAATGACAATGATGCAATGGCAGActtggaggaggaagaagatgagagcACAATTGGCGGGAGATATCACGAAGCTAGGGAGTACTTCAACCACAGCAACACATCATCTTTCAAGATGCGCTCCCCGACATACATGAGGTCTTGGAGCTATCGAAGTTGCGAGGCAAACAATAATGATCTTCAACCCGTGGCTTCAACATCTTCTCCGGAACCACTCAACTCGCATCCTTATCAACATGATGCTTGGCAGCACTTTAACTCCATCGATCGCCTTTCCATT GAGATGGAACTGATAAATGATCTAAGGGCACAAATGAAGCAACTGTACCAGGAGATGTCTGAGCTCAGGAAATCAATTAATAGCTGCGTGGATATGCAGGTCAAGTTGCAAGACTCGATCAAAGAGGACATGATTTCTT TCAGGGGTGAAAGGATGAAACCACAGGAGGGGGCACCTAGAAAAGGCATGTGTTGCATATGCTATGAGATGCAAGTCGACTCGCTGCTCTACAG ATGTGGGCATATGTGTACTTGTCTGAAGTGCGCACATGAGCTACAGTGGAGCAGCGGGAAGTGTCCAATATGTCGAGCTCCGATAATGGATGTTGTAAGGGCGTTCAGAGATTCATAA
- the LOC116202366 gene encoding trichohyalin-like isoform X3, with translation MASSQVEIAASAPFGCILRDHNRRDRCRESNAFRKNLQDLVTCINISPDSKDNEQRGERQSLKLLGGNQEKYVGEEPPLALSPRQSRVLDRWATQQARDTISTIEKQSDEPEHVVCSTSALSSKEAASVAYDHLAAGPSNLGASSLVQIWEARLGQSHGLNRTPTASSSRGNSPFSCSNEEPPRKSEVGEMFEESRPSHEGSIGDQESDWAVPEGRPPSSSFSSTSSSSSQDRDTNTGTSLKTPRVADIIRRLTSVSSDENDNEPCTNAGVESPYRERERSVGSDHSSEQRFFAVQMTNSPRLRGRQALNDLLMHMERDRQRELDSLGERRAVSRFSQKGRIQSLLRLKVLQRGMGVHLQTQQQQRPGSSSSAEGSSSSHSSTVVHLGREKFKVTSSQVAVTTRNDANNTANNPQAQPTKKCASSEDSSSISGDQSFVRESDHMEVHVLQRSSHSEQKEPITAEDIRDDRSLTSNITYQETGFGPATAEDLQDKRSLTSNIIYQETGFEQTTAENFRDERSLTSNITYQETGFEVNSLELQEKAESFTSMNGCWYEEETAEEERQESNMEEEPMTSESGYEWFLGVSRPRSYWEEQREARYRDVLETESENSDIRRLVERRRVSTFLTSDFRDRMNSLMASHLQRQNHQMSHQEDDPSNNDRMNRFLSSFLRYHSQSADGHGDEQEEEPEEEEVEGVVQVEEAEEVVQEEEEEREQIYLSGQERMNQSMEEEEVEEEAEEEQIYLRGQERMGQLVSSRFNEISAVGREEGDDMGIEEREYREDEEQEEQEEQGQEDEEQGHITIEENEYEQENDNDAMADLEEEEDESTIGGRYHEAREYFNHSNTSSFKMRSPTYMRSWSYRSCEANNNDLQPVASTSSPEPLNSHPYQHDAWQHFNSIDRLSITGGPLISDVEL, from the exons ATGGCTTCCTCCCAGGTGGAAATCGCGGCTTCGGCACCCTTCGGTTGCATTCTTCGGGACCACAACCGGAGAGACCGGTGCAGAGAAAGCAACGCGTTCCGGAAGAACCTTCAGGACCTTGTCACTTGCATCAACATCTCCCCAGATTCCAAGGACAATGAACAGAGGGGCGAAAGGCAGAGCTTGAAGTTGTTGGGTGGCAATCAAGAAAAGTACGTGGGGGAGGAACCGCCATTGGCCCTAAGCCCGAGGCAGTCCAGGGTCCTGGACCGGTGGGCCACACAACAGGCCCGAGATACGATCTCCACGATTGAGAAGCAAAGCGATGAGCCTGAGCATGTGGTGTGCTCAACTTCGGCTTTGTCTTCGAAGGAAGCAGCATCAGTTGCCTATGATCATTTGGCTGCAGGCCCATCGAATCTTGGGGCGTCATCGCTTGTGCAGATATGGGAGGCCCGGCTTGGCCAGTCACATGGCTTGAACCGGACACCTACAGCAAGCAGCAGCAGGGGCAATTCTCCCTTCAGCTGCAGCAACGAGGAACCCCCGAGGAAGTCAGAAGTCGGGGAAATGTTTGAAGAGAGCCGACCAAGCCACGAGGGGTCGATAGGGGACCAGGAATCAGATTGGGCCGTTCCTGAAGGCCGGCCTccgtcttcttctttttcttcgacatcttcttcctcatccCAGGACCGGGATACCAATACTGGAACGAGCTTGAAGACACCACGTGTGGCAGATATCATTCGGAGGTTGACTTCTGTTTCCAGTGATGAGAATGATAATGAGCCATGTACCAATGCTGGAGTCGAGTCTCCATACCGAGAGCGGGAACGGTCTGTGGGGTCTGATCATTCTTCGGAGCAGAGGTTCTTTGCGGTGCAAATGACGAATTCTCCAAGGCTGAGGGGGCGGCAGGCCTTAAATGACCTTCTCATGCATATGGAGCGCGACAGGCAGAGGGAACTCGACTCGCTAGGGGAACGCCGAGCTGTTTCACGTTTCTCTCAAAAAGGTCGCATCCAG TCACTGCTGCGGCTCAAAGTTCTGCAGCGCGGGATGGGTGTCCATCTCCAAACTCAACAGCAACAGCGTCCAGGAAGTTCGAGTTCTGCTGAAGGGAGCAGCTCATCCCATAGTTCCACCGTTGTTCATCTCGG CAGGGAAAAATTCAAGGTAACTTCTAGTCAAGTAGCTGTGACAACAAGAAATGATGCAAATAACACTGCAAACAATCCTCAAGCTCAGCCGACAAAGAAATGTGCCAGTTCAGAAGATTCTTCTTCCATCAGCGGTGATCAGAGCTTTGTGAGGGAGAGTGATCACATGGAAGTTCATGTTCTgcaacgaagttcacactcaGAGCAGAAGGAGCCAATCACAGCTGAAGATATTCGAGATGATAGGAGTCTAACCTCTAATATCACTTACCAAGAGACAGGTTTCGGGCCAGCCACAGCTGAAGATCTCCAAGACAAGAGGAGTCTGACCTCGAATATCATTTACCAAGAGACAGGTTTCGAGCAAACCACAGCTGAAAATTTCCGAGATGAGAGGAGTCTAACCTCAAACATCACTTACCAAGAGACGGGGTTTGAGGTTAACAGCCTCGAGTTGCAGGAAAAAGCTGAGTCATTTACTTCAATGAATGGTTGCTGGTATGAGGAAGAGACAGCAGAAGAAGAGAGGCAAGAAAGTAATATGGAAGAGGAGCCGATGACTAGTGAGAGTGGGTATGAGTGGTTCCTTGGTGTGTCTCGGCCACGGAGCTATTGGGAGGAGCAGAGGGAGGCTCGATATAGGGATGTGCTAGAGACCGAGTCTGAGAATTCGGACATTCGGCGATTGGTTGAGAG GAGAAGGGTATCAACTTTTCTCACCAGTGATTTTCGGGACAGGATGAACAGTTTGATGGCATCCCATTTGCAAAGACAGAACCATCAAATGAGTCACCAAGAAGATGACCCGAGCAATAATGACAGGATGAATCGttttctttcatcttttttgcGATATCATTCTCAATCAGCTGATGGTCATGGAGACGAGCAAGAAGAAGAACCCGAGGAGGAGGAAGTAGAGGGAGTGGTACAAGTAGAGGAAGCAGAAGAAGTAgtccaagaagaagaagaagaaagagaacaGATTTACTTGAGTGGTCAAGAGAGAATGAACCAATcgatggaagaagaagaggtagaggaagaagcagaagaagagCAAATATACTTGAGAGGCCAAGAGAGAATGGGCCAACTGGTCTCATCCCGTTTTAATGAAATCTCAGCCGTAGGTCGAGAAGAGGGTGACGATATGGGCATAGAGGAAAGGGAATATAGAGAAGACGAGGAACAAGAAGAGCAGGAGGAACAAGGACAAGAGGATGAGGAACAAGGACACATTACAatagaagaaaatgaataCGAACAGGAAAATGACAATGATGCAATGGCAGActtggaggaggaagaagatgagagcACAATTGGCGGGAGATATCACGAAGCTAGGGAGTACTTCAACCACAGCAACACATCATCTTTCAAGATGCGCTCCCCGACATACATGAGGTCTTGGAGCTATCGAAGTTGCGAGGCAAACAATAATGATCTTCAACCCGTGGCTTCAACATCTTCTCCGGAACCACTCAACTCGCATCCTTATCAACATGATGCTTGGCAGCACTTTAACTCCATCGATCGCCTTTCCATT ACGGGTGGGCCATTAATTTCTGATGTGGAGCTTTGA